The following DNA comes from Bacteroidales bacterium.
GCAAGGCTTGCGAGTTTTTCATGTCAAATGTAGAGAGGTACGGCCGTACGTCTCTACCAGATGTAATTGACTGGCATGAAAAACGAGCGTAACGCAGCCAGCGGATATTATAGACAGACTCTAATTATTTTGCATCACAATAAGACACCAGTTCTTCCAGCCTTACCTTGCTTTATTACATAATGGTTTACAAATATGTATAACCACCCTCAACTTTTCCAGCGTTTTTTTGTTTACAATGTGAAACAAAACTTAACTACAGGAGGTAATGATCCATCATGCGGAAATTAATTGTTCTACTCCCTTTAATAACCATTTTCCTATATGGCTGCACATCCATAGAGATCAAGGAAAAAGATGTATTTGATGTAAAACGGACCATTGATCCTTCCTATTTCCAAAACAATGCCTGGCAAATTCAAGAGGTCAACTTTTCCTCCGGGAAAAATCTTTCACTGGAAGGCTGGTTTATCAGCCATCCCGCCTCTCAGGGAACCGTCCTTTATTATGGAGGCAACGGCTTCCTGATGGAAACCGCCTATGAAACCATTCTTTCAATCACAGAACGGCAGATGAACCTCTTTGTATTCAATTATCGCGGCTACGGGAAGAATCCAGGTACACCTACAATAGCCGGAATAAAAGCCGATGGAATGGCAGCCTATAACTATCTGGTTCAATCCAGGGGCATTCCTCCATCTGAAATCATTATTCACGGCCACTCTTTAGGTTCATTGATAGCCGGTTATGTAGCCGATCAAAAAGCCATTGCCGGCCTGATAGTAGAATCGCCGATCAGTGAAGCGCGGTTTTACCAGGACAAACTGCTTCCCAAAATCCTGAGGCCATTTATCCGGATCAACATAGACAGCAGCCTGCTTGTTGACAGCAACATCGACCGGCTTTCACGCCTTTCTGTTCCCCTGCTGGTGATTGTCGGGAAGGATGACCCCATCACGCCTCCGGCCATGGCCAGAAAGCTTTACAACATAGCAGCGACAGAAAACAAAACCATTAAAATACTGGAAAAAGGCGGGCACAACGACCTGCCCGAAAGAAAAGATTACCAGGCCTTCCTAGGTGATTTCTATAAGCATTCTCTGAAACAAAACCTGACCAACAAAAGCACCCAATCATCAAGCCAATAGGTCTGACTTAGCCCCTGATACTTCTCTTTAAAAGGATCTTTCCTTGCCATGAATGAGCAGGGAAAGGATAAACAGGATTTACAGGATGGAATCTTTGCTAATGAATCAAAAGTGATACAAAATCGAAATTTTAGCCGTATTTTTAATTCTAAATTTCAGTTTAGAAGGTTTATAGGGCCCGTCTTCTCTATCTTGATAGAAATTTCTTTTCCTCCTATAGATTAAACGTGGCATCAAATCAGCGGAAAGACCAAAATGATTG
Coding sequences within:
- a CDS encoding alpha/beta hydrolase, translated to MRKLIVLLPLITIFLYGCTSIEIKEKDVFDVKRTIDPSYFQNNAWQIQEVNFSSGKNLSLEGWFISHPASQGTVLYYGGNGFLMETAYETILSITERQMNLFVFNYRGYGKNPGTPTIAGIKADGMAAYNYLVQSRGIPPSEIIIHGHSLGSLIAGYVADQKAIAGLIVESPISEARFYQDKLLPKILRPFIRINIDSSLLVDSNIDRLSRLSVPLLVIVGKDDPITPPAMARKLYNIAATENKTIKILEKGGHNDLPERKDYQAFLGDFYKHSLKQNLTNKSTQSSSQ